The window TTTTTCCATAATACCTTGCCGTCAGTAGCTATTAAGTACAGGTTATTCTGTTCATCCTGGGCTACTACTTCTTTTTTCTTTGTTCTGTGGTTCGTTACAAACTGTGGAGGTGTGAGTACAGGTGCATTCAGTTTTGTGCTGAATACCTGGGAAACCATATTAACGGCAGCTTTAGCAGATTTCTTCTTTACAATCGCATTAAAATGTGCGTAATCCGTCTCAGCGATAAATTGCAAGGCAGCATATTTATATGCCTTGGTTTTTACCTTAGAAAAAACCTTTCTGTAATCTTCATTGAAAATAAACCCAGATGTTTTTAACTTGTCGAGGTTACCAACCCACAGTAAAGAAGAGGCATCTGCCAGATTACTCATAAGATCTGTAAATGTCGGGTCGTTTTCAATAACCGCATTATTCTGATAATTACTGATGATATTTTCAAGGACTTTAATGTCGGGGCTAAAAATCACATACGATTCTATTTCTGCTGCATAAGAGATGTTTTTATCCTTTACCAGGGGATAGAAATACTGACTGATCAATGCAGGTTCGGTTAGCGTATAAATATTTTGCGCTCTGAATGTAGTTTTTTCACCAATATACTTTTGAAGGTTTTGAAAAAGATGATTGGAGTCAACGGTATTTAAGATGAACACTTTTGATTCGTTTAAACCTACAGTCGCAATCTCGGTAACAGAATTGAACAAGGAATCTGACCTCCGTTCTCTGTAGGTTAAAGGAGCATTTGCACTGAATTGTCCGTAATCGCTAAAAGTGGCATTCAGAAAATAATCACTTTCTACAGGGATGATCTTTGCCATACTGCTCGAAACGGGTTTTGTATTTTTAAATATGTTCAACGTATGCTGTAAAGAATCCGATGAAACGGCAATACCGTTAAGACGGATCTCGTTCTGGGTAACTACAGCATCAAAAGAATTCCAGCTGCCAAGCTGTTTGATGTCCTTAAGGATATGGTTCGGAAAAACGTTGGAGATTAAACTGCTCGCCCTTTGGTGGTTTAAGAAAAAGTGCGCGTCACTGTTTTTCTGAGAAACCTCGTAAAGCTTTAAAAACTCGCTGTCGGAAATTTCATTCCCGTCATTTCTGATGGCGTTCTCAACAAGTAGTTGAGATGAAGATCCGATAAAGATATTCTTATCCAGTGTGGTATAATAAAAATCGGTGCCTTTAAGTTTGGACAAATAGATGTCTGCATCCTGGTATGGTATGGTTTTTACCGAGTCCTTCTGAACAGAGTCAAGTTTAAGGATATTCTGATGATCTCTTGTAATGATGCTGTATTCAAAATTTTTAGTACCAATTTCTGAAATGCTGATAAACGATTGCCCGTTTGGATGTATCTGTTTTAAAGAGGTTAGTTTTTTATCCAGGTCGCCTTGTAGCGAGTTTTCAGATAAGGAATTTAAAAGCTTGTTGTTTTTGGCGTCATTAAAGAAAAGCTGTAGGTCATCTGTCATCAAAATTGCCGAAGCATTGGTCGGAATATAATCAATAAGGTTGTTTCGGGTATTTTTTTCTTCTGTACAGCTTAAGACGATAAGGATTAAAACAATGAGGCCTTTTTTCATAAAATCGTTTTTTGTTGAGTGATCAGAAACAGGATTATAATATGCAAAAATATAAACTTAAACCCGAACTGAGTATCTGAACTTGGTAATGCAGGTTAAAAATCGAGTGTTAATTGTTCAGGCAATAGCCTGAAAGACTTTCTGTGGTATTTGGTAATGCCGTATTTTCTGATGGCCTCGCGATGCTCCCTGGTAGGGTATCCCTTGTTTTTTTTCCAGTTATACATCGGGAATTCTTCATGGATCTTATCCATATAAAGATCCCTGTATGTTTTTGCTAAAATAGAAGCCGCTGCAATACTAACGAATTTACTGTCGCCTTTTACGACGCAATGGTATTCAATATCTTTATAAGGTTTGAATTTGTTTCCGTCTACGATAATATGCTCAGGGGAAATACGAAGCCCGTCAAGGCTTTTATGCATGGCCATGATGGAAGCATTCAGAATATTTATTTTGTCAATCTCATCAGGAAAAATGTGGCATACGGCATAGGTACTTACGGTTTCTTCTATGATGGGTTGCAGTTCAAATCTCTTTTTTTCTGACAGTTGCTTGGAATCATTGATAAGGCTGTTTTCAAAGTCGGAAGGAAGTATAACGGCAGCCGCTGTTACCGGCCCCGCCAGGCAGCCCCTTCCGGCCTCGTCAGTTCCGGCTTCTATCGCGTCATTCCTGAAAAATACTTGCATATGATATCTGAGGTTTATAAAGGCAAAAGTATAAAACCCAATTAACATATTATTCAATATCATAACAGGTGTAAATAAAGGCAGCCGCTAATTACAATTATGTCCGGCAAATTTCGTTAAAAACTATACCTTTGTTGCAAACTGAAAATAATTAATGAGAAAGGTTATAGCTTTTATTGCATTTGTTTTGACTTGTACAGCAGGTTTTGCCCAGGAAGGATCAGGAAGGGTTGGCGGAAAACCATCGGCAGATCAAAATAAAAGATTACAAAAAGAAAAGCCTGGTCAGAAAGCTGATCAAATAGTTATCCAGGATTATAAAATTATTACCTTAGACAGAGATACAACCTTTTTAGATACGACCCTGAGTATACAAAAAGAGTATAAGTATAATTACCTCCGCAAGGACAACTTCGAATTGCTGCCTTTTTCCAATGTAGGGCAAACTTATAACTCCCTGGCTTTGGCTGAGCCTTCTGATGATTATTATCCGGGACTCGGAGCAAGAGCGAAGCATTTCAACTATATGGAAGCAGAAGACATTAAATACTATCACGTACCCACACCATTGACCGACCTGTTTTTTAAAACAACGATGGAGCAGGGGCAGTTGTTAGATGCTTTTATAACGTTGAACACCTCAAGACAATTTAATGTGTCAATTGCCTACAAGGGCTTACGTTCCTTAGGGAAATATCAGCACATACAGGCGAGTACAGGTAACTTCAGGTTTGCTGCAAGCTATCTGTCAAAAAACAAACGTTACAATCTGCGGATGCATTTTGCCTCACAGGATATATTGAATCAGGAAAACGGAGGTGTGGCAAATAAAAATCAGTTTGAATCCGGGAATTCAGAGTTTACAGACAGGTCCAGAATGGATGTGAATTTTCAGAATGCCGAGAATTTCCTTTTGGGGAAACGCTACTTTTTAGATCAGGAATATGTCATAGTTCAGAATAAAGAAAGTAATCCGGATCATTCGCTTACAATCGGACATAGGCTAAACTACGAAACCAAGTATTATGAATACAGGCAGGAGTCGCAGAACGATTACTTCGGAGAGGCATTTCAAACATCAAATCTGAATGACAGAGCCAGGCTTAAGGCATTGGCAAACCAAATGCGGCTTCGGTACAAAAATAAACTGCTCGGAGAGCTAACGGTATCTAATTATATCTATGCATACAATTACTATTTTAATAGTATAGTGGTAACTCCCGATCAAACGATCACGAATCAGTTCAAAGGAGAAGATTACTCATTTGGAGCTTCATGGAAAAAGAAGATAGGAGGGTTCTACCTTGATGCGAATGCTGGTGCAAGTATATATGGCGATTTAGGAGGTAATTTGTTTAAAGCAAGCGCAGGGTATATATTTAACGGAGAAAATAGAATATCAGCTACCGTTAAATCTGTAACAGCTTCTCCGAACTTCAATTTCTTATTGTATCAAAGCGACTATAAAGATTACAACTGGGATAACAGAAATGAATTTGATAAGGAAAAGGAGAAGAGCCTGTCAGTCGATTTTGAAACAAAACGGTTCGGGAGTATCAATGCTTCTTATAATGTTATAAATGATTATGCTTATTTCGGTCGGCAGACCCCGGTTTCCGATGAAGTATTTCAGGTGAAGCCGCTTCAGTACAATAACACCATTAACTATTTAAAGGTAAAATATACAAAAGATCTTAAGCTAGGGAAATTCGGGCTGTATAATACGATCATGTATCAGGAGGTAGCACAAGATGACGATATCCTTAATGTACCCCAATTGATAACCAGAAATACACTTTATTTCTCCGACCATGTATTTAAAAAGGCCATGTACCTCCAGACAGGAATAACGTTTAAGTACTTTACCGAATATAAGGCCAATGCCTATAATCCTTTGTTGGGAGAATTCTATGTTCAGGATCAGGAGAAAATCGGAAACTTTCCTTTATTGGACTTCTTTATAAATGCCAAAGTAAGGCAAACAAGAATATACCTTAAGGCAGAACACTTCAATTCGTCCTTCTCAGGTTATAAGTTCTATTCGGCTCCTGACTATCCCTATCGCGATTTCGTGATACGCTTTGGCTTGGTATGGAATTTCTTTTCTTAATATATATATAGTATATATAAGGTATTCATATGCATTTGAGATAAAGTCGGGGTATACTACTATTGTATAATAGTGTTGTTCCGGTGTATCTGCTATTTAAAATGATGTTTAGCTCAGGGTTTCGGTTGCTTTAAAGTTGTTTAGGCCTGGTATTGACCCGGTTCAGGCCCGGTGTTGGCCCGGTTATACTTTATATATAAGGTAGGGCAGACCCGTCCTAAAATAGCTATACAGGTTATTAAATAAATCCTGACATAATTATACAACTCTTTTTCTTAATCCTAAAATGACTGTACAGTCATTTTAGGATTGCTATAAGTTTGATAGTTTTTCCATCGTTTTTTAAGTATAGTTGTTTTTAAATGCGCTTGGTTAGGCGTTAGGTAATCACAGCTTGCATGTGGTCTCAAAGCATTATAATTAGCAATGCTCTTTGATATGTGCTTTTGTGTTTGCCCAAGCCCGAGCATACTTGAGTGCAAATTGAACTCTGTTTTTATGATGCCATTGACACGTTCTGCAATGGCATTTTCATAGGGGTCTCCATTCTCTGTCATGCTAATGGCCACATTGTTCTGGAGCAACAGCTTCACGTATTGAGATGAACAATACTGTGAACCTCTATCGGAATGGTGTACCATTGGCTCTTGGTATGTTTTGTTGTTCAAAGCCATTGTTAAAGCATCAATACAGCCTTGTGCCGTCAGGTCCATCCTAAAACTATATCCCATTATCTTTCTTGAGAAAGCATCTGTTATCAAGCTTAAATAGCCCCATTGGTTAACCATTCTGATATAGGTTATATCACTGACCCATACCTGTTCTGGACGGGTTATTTCCATGTCTTTAATCAGGTTGCTGTACTTTTTCATCCAATGTCTTGAATTGGTCGTCATGGCTTTGCGTTTTCGTTGCCTGACCAATAGATTATGGTCACACAGCAAATTGAACAGATAGTCCCTGCCAATGGTTATATTGTGGGACAAAAGCCTTTTGCCCAATAGGTGGTGCAGTTTACGGGTACCCAATCTGGGTAGCTGCTTTCTGATATTGGAGACCTCCTGGAGAATGATATCCTCTTTGACCAGACTGCGTTCTTTTCGACAGAGGGCATCGTAGTAAGCATGCCTTGTTTTACCAAACAGCTGGCACAGCAGACCTATCCCCAATTTGGGGAAGTCCTGCTTCATTTTTAGGACTGTTTGGCACCAGACTTTTTTCTGATATCGATTTTAAGTTGGTCTTCGGCTACATCAATCAGTGTGTTTAAGGCTTTTATCTTTAGTTCTGCCTCTTGTAAAGCTTTTTCCAAAGCTTGTTTGTCCGGTGATTTTTGTTTTGCCATTTGAGGTTGGGTTTCAATACAAAGATCGACTTTTTCTTCTTTAAAGCGCAATATCCAGCCCCTTATGGTCTTTTCTGTTTTGATATTGTAGGCTGTACGGGCTTCCGCAATGCTCATCCTACCCTGCTCTATGGCCGTAACGATGGTTCGCTTTTGGAGCTTGGTGTAGCTCCTCCTCTTGAGCTGCTGGTGATAGTGCTCCGAACCGTACCGGTTCATCCAGTCATCCAAAGTGCTTGCGCCCATTTTATAGATCCGTTTGGCCTGTTTCCTTGGGAGGCCAGCTTCTACTTCTTGAACGATTTTTTTGATCAACCGCTTGTCATAGCGTTCTTGTTTGCCTGAACACATTACATAATTTTCTTCTTGTTTTGCTGTTTCCATACACGTGTTTTTGTGTATAGCTATTTCAGGACAAGACAGGCAGATAGATGATTGTGCTAAAGGAGATCGGATTGTCTGTGTTGTTTTGAAAATAATTTTGGAGTTAAAGGGCTAGAAATAAACGGGGTATAAAAAACTTTAAAAAAACTTGAGAATGATGTTTGGAAAAGTGGATAAAAGAGTTTTATATTTGCACCCGCTTTGAGAGAGAGACGATGCGTTGGGATAAGCGAAGTTCATAGACATAGTGCGGGATATAGAAGATTAAGGCGATAAAATTTTCAGAAAAAAAACTGAAAAAAAAGTTTGCTGAAAAGAAAAAGAGTTTTTACATTTGCACCCGCTTTGAGAGGCACGAAATTAACGGGTTTTGAGGAGTGAGTTCATTGAGATGGAGCGGTGTAAAAATGGTTTAAAACCGGCCGAAAATTTTTTTAAAAAAAAGCAAAAAAAGATTTGGTTTAAATGAAAAAGAGTTTTTATATTTGCACCCGCTTTACGAAAGGGTAGAGCGACACAAAAAGAGAGAGAACGTAAGTTTCTTTATATAATAAGAGAAGTTCATTGATATATTGTTGACAGCACAATTTTTGGTAAGACAAGAGTTAAAACAAAAAAGACAACGTCATACTTGAGTAAGGACTTATAGTTGGGAATAATATTTAAAGATTAACAACGAAGAGTTTGATCCTGGCTCAGGATGAACGCTAGCGGCAGGCCTAACACATGCAAGTCGAGGGGTAGAGATCAGCTTGCTGATTTTGAGACCGGCGCACGGGTGCGTAACGCGTATGCAACCTACCTTTTACAGGGGGATAGCCCAGAGAAATTTGGATTAATACCCCATAAGATTATTTAATGGCATCATATAGATAATTAAAGCTACGGCGGTAAAAGATGGGCATGCGTCCTATTAGCTAGATGGAGTGGTAACGGCACCCCATGGCGACGATAGGTAGGGGTCCTGAGAGGGAGATCCCCCACACTGGTACTGAGACACGGACCAGACTCCTACGGGAGGCAGCAGTGAGGAATATTGGACAATGGTCGGAAGACTGATCCAGCCATGCCGCGTGCAGGAAGACTGCCCTATGGGTTGTAAACTGCTTTTATACAGGAAGAATAAGCTCTACGAGTAGAGTGATGACGGTACTGTAAGAATAAGCATCGGCTAACTCCGTGCCAGCAGCCGCGGTAATACGGAGGATGCAAGCGTTATCCGGAATCATTGGGTTTAAAGGGTCCGTAGGCGGGCTAATAAGTCAGAGGTGAAAGTTTGCCGCTCAACGGTAAAATTGCCTTTGATACTGTTAGTCTTGAATGGTTGTGAAGTGGTTAGAATAAGTAGTGTAGCGGTGAAATGCATAGATATTACTTAGAATACCAATTGCGAAGGCAGATCACTAACAACTGATTGACGCTGATGGACGAAAGCGTGGGGAGCGAACAGGATTAGATACCCTGGTAGTCCACGCCGTAAACGATGGATACTAGCTGTTTGCCTTTCGGGGTGAGTGGCTAAGCGAAAGTGATAAGTATCCCACCTGGGGAGTACGCTCGCAAGAGTGAAACTCAAAGGAATTGACGGGGGCCCGCACAAGCGGTGGAGCATGTGGTTTAATTCGATGATACGCGAGGAACCTTACCAGGGCTTAAATGTAGATTGACAGGTTTAGAGATAGACTTTTCTTCGGACAATTTACAAGGTGCTGCATGGTTGTCGTCAGCTCGTGCCGTGAGGTGTCAGGTTAAGTCCTATAACGAGCGCAACCCTTGCCGTTAGTTGCCATCAGGTTATGCTGGGGACTCTAACGGGACTGCCGGTGCAAACCGCGAGGAAGGTGGGGATGACGTCAAATCATCACGGCCCTTACGTCCTGGGCTACACACGTGCTACAATGGTAGGTACAGAGAGCAGCCACTTGGTGACAAGGAGCGAATCTATAAAGCCTATCACAGTTCGGATCGTAGTCTGCAACTCGACTACGTGAAGCTGGAATCGCTAGTAATCGGATATCAGCCATGATCCGGTGAATACGTTCCCGGGCCTTGTACACACCGCCCGTCAAGCCATGGAAGCTGGGGGTACCTGAAGTCGGTCACCGCAAGGAGCTGCCTAGGGTAAAACTAGTGACTGGGGCTAAGTCGTAACAAGGTAGCCGTACCGGAAGGTGCGGCTGGAACACCTCCTTTCTAGAGAAAACTGACTGAGGTTTTTATAAGGGTTTGATGTTGTTTTTTAGCTGTCAATAAGAAGATTGAGGATGATAAATTAAGAATA of the Zhouia spongiae genome contains:
- a CDS encoding DUF3352 domain-containing protein is translated as MKKGLIVLILIVLSCTEEKNTRNNLIDYIPTNASAILMTDDLQLFFNDAKNNKLLNSLSENSLQGDLDKKLTSLKQIHPNGQSFISISEIGTKNFEYSIITRDHQNILKLDSVQKDSVKTIPYQDADIYLSKLKGTDFYYTTLDKNIFIGSSSQLLVENAIRNDGNEISDSEFLKLYEVSQKNSDAHFFLNHQRASSLISNVFPNHILKDIKQLGSWNSFDAVVTQNEIRLNGIAVSSDSLQHTLNIFKNTKPVSSSMAKIIPVESDYFLNATFSDYGQFSANAPLTYRERRSDSLFNSVTEIATVGLNESKVFILNTVDSNHLFQNLQKYIGEKTTFRAQNIYTLTEPALISQYFYPLVKDKNISYAAEIESYVIFSPDIKVLENIISNYQNNAVIENDPTFTDLMSNLADASSLLWVGNLDKLKTSGFIFNEDYRKVFSKVKTKAYKYAALQFIAETDYAHFNAIVKKKSAKAAVNMVSQVFSTKLNAPVLTPPQFVTNHRTKKKEVVAQDEQNNLYLIATDGKVLWKKELDGKIQGSIEQVDLYRNGRLQLAFVTTHSFYIIDRNGNDVNPFPIRFDNAITQPLAVFDYDGNKKYRFPIVQGNIISMYNKEAKKVNGFVFNKTSSPITALPKHLRIGNKDYLVFKEENGSLHILHRTGKNRINVKEKFDFSSNDIFEYNNTFATTGKSGELIQIDQNGKVTKTKLDLSENHVIDATSKTLVSLSENELTIKGNKAALDYGLYTAPKIFYLYDKIYVGITDTQANKVYLFDSNARLLPNFPIYGTSVADLNDIDNDKKIELTVKGEDDSVLVYRIN
- a CDS encoding ribonuclease HII, giving the protein MQVFFRNDAIEAGTDEAGRGCLAGPVTAAAVILPSDFENSLINDSKQLSEKKRFELQPIIEETVSTYAVCHIFPDEIDKINILNASIMAMHKSLDGLRISPEHIIVDGNKFKPYKDIEYHCVVKGDSKFVSIAAASILAKTYRDLYMDKIHEEFPMYNWKKNKGYPTREHREAIRKYGITKYHRKSFRLLPEQLTLDF
- a CDS encoding IS3 family transposase, with amino-acid sequence MKQDFPKLGIGLLCQLFGKTRHAYYDALCRKERSLVKEDIILQEVSNIRKQLPRLGTRKLHHLLGKRLLSHNITIGRDYLFNLLCDHNLLVRQRKRKAMTTNSRHWMKKYSNLIKDMEITRPEQVWVSDITYIRMVNQWGYLSLITDAFSRKIMGYSFRMDLTAQGCIDALTMALNNKTYQEPMVHHSDRGSQYCSSQYVKLLLQNNVAISMTENGDPYENAIAERVNGIIKTEFNLHSSMLGLGQTQKHISKSIANYNALRPHASCDYLTPNQAHLKTTILKKRWKNYQTYSNPKMTVQSF
- a CDS encoding putative porin, with translation MRKVIAFIAFVLTCTAGFAQEGSGRVGGKPSADQNKRLQKEKPGQKADQIVIQDYKIITLDRDTTFLDTTLSIQKEYKYNYLRKDNFELLPFSNVGQTYNSLALAEPSDDYYPGLGARAKHFNYMEAEDIKYYHVPTPLTDLFFKTTMEQGQLLDAFITLNTSRQFNVSIAYKGLRSLGKYQHIQASTGNFRFAASYLSKNKRYNLRMHFASQDILNQENGGVANKNQFESGNSEFTDRSRMDVNFQNAENFLLGKRYFLDQEYVIVQNKESNPDHSLTIGHRLNYETKYYEYRQESQNDYFGEAFQTSNLNDRARLKALANQMRLRYKNKLLGELTVSNYIYAYNYYFNSIVVTPDQTITNQFKGEDYSFGASWKKKIGGFYLDANAGASIYGDLGGNLFKASAGYIFNGENRISATVKSVTASPNFNFLLYQSDYKDYNWDNRNEFDKEKEKSLSVDFETKRFGSINASYNVINDYAYFGRQTPVSDEVFQVKPLQYNNTINYLKVKYTKDLKLGKFGLYNTIMYQEVAQDDDILNVPQLITRNTLYFSDHVFKKAMYLQTGITFKYFTEYKANAYNPLLGEFYVQDQEKIGNFPLLDFFINAKVRQTRIYLKAEHFNSSFSGYKFYSAPDYPYRDFVIRFGLVWNFFS